In Aquipuribacter hungaricus, the following are encoded in one genomic region:
- a CDS encoding ATP-binding protein encodes MREGDGDDMVSATAVRTERRWDLPHVASAVPAAREELVDLLTSLGVDDGTVGDAELAASELLGNAVMHGRPGPRGTISLRVRVRDEVVEVAVTDGGPADGQVVDVRPRRTSVVATRGRGLRIVRSLAHEWGVIVDPEAGDTTVWATIGGPSRRRAV; translated from the coding sequence ATGAGGGAAGGCGACGGTGACGACATGGTCTCCGCCACAGCGGTACGGACCGAGCGTCGGTGGGACCTCCCGCACGTCGCCTCCGCCGTCCCCGCGGCCCGTGAGGAGCTCGTCGACCTGCTGACCTCGCTCGGTGTCGACGACGGCACCGTCGGCGACGCGGAGCTGGCCGCCAGCGAGCTGCTCGGCAACGCGGTGATGCACGGGCGCCCCGGTCCCCGCGGCACCATCAGCCTCCGGGTCCGCGTCCGCGACGAGGTCGTCGAGGTCGCGGTCACCGACGGCGGTCCCGCCGACGGCCAGGTCGTCGACGTCCGACCGCGCCGCACCTCCGTCGTCGCCACCCGCGGCCGCGGCCTGCGGATCGTGCGCAGCCTCGCCCACGAGTGGGGCGTCATCGTCGACCCCGAGGCCGGCGACACCACGGTGTGGGCCACCATCGGCGGGCCCTCCCGCCGCCGGGCGGTCTGA
- a CDS encoding glycerophosphodiester phosphodiesterase, with product MVHVPEHTLAAMQRAVDDGADVLEADLRLTRDRHVVCHHDVDLDRTSDAVGPLHRRTLAELGEVDFGAGPGVLTLRELVAFCRDRPQPMGLMLEPKLPSRLWRVEGAVVAELVHGLGPYLHGLPLLAVESFSPFALRRFALLAPRLQRVRLRSHRAPVPQLTASHTVGLDIRLVRADPTVVRDCHEVGLLTYVWTVNDRDDMALCVDLGVDGIITDDPGTARAVVDEGRS from the coding sequence ATGGTGCACGTGCCCGAGCACACCCTGGCGGCCATGCAGCGCGCGGTCGACGACGGCGCCGACGTGCTCGAGGCCGACCTGCGGCTCACCCGTGACCGCCACGTCGTCTGCCACCACGACGTCGACCTGGACCGGACGTCCGACGCGGTGGGCCCCCTGCACCGGCGCACCCTGGCCGAGCTCGGGGAGGTCGACTTCGGCGCCGGACCGGGCGTGCTCACCCTGCGGGAGCTCGTCGCCTTCTGCCGGGACCGGCCGCAGCCGATGGGCCTGATGCTGGAGCCCAAGCTGCCGAGCCGGCTGTGGCGGGTGGAGGGGGCCGTCGTCGCCGAGCTGGTCCACGGCCTGGGGCCGTACCTGCACGGGCTGCCGCTGCTGGCCGTCGAGTCCTTCTCGCCGTTCGCCCTGCGGCGCTTCGCCCTGCTGGCGCCCCGGCTGCAGCGGGTGAGGCTGCGCAGCCACCGCGCCCCGGTGCCCCAGCTGACGGCCTCGCACACCGTCGGGCTGGACATCCGGCTCGTCCGCGCCGACCCCACCGTGGTCCGCGACTGCCACGAGGTCGGGCTGCTGACCTACGTGTGGACGGTCAACGACAGGGACGACATGGCGCTCTGCGTGGACCTGGGCGTGGACGGCATCATCACCGACGACCCCGGCACCGCCCGGGCCGTCGTCGACGAGGGCCGGTCGTGA